The genomic region GCACCTGAATAAGACGACGGAAAAAGAGCCGGTTGCAACAACCTGCCCGCCGACTTGGATATGGGCGACGGGCTTTGCTGGCACATCGTGCTGGAGAAGGTGGAGGTGTAGGGGGATAAGTTTTAAGTTTTGAGAAATGGGCGCATCCGGTATAGTAAGGAGGGTGCGCCTGTTGGCTTAAGTATTGAGGAATAATATGAATCTATTTGATGATGCTCAATTGAAAGATATAAAAACTACGGTTTTTCTGGGATTGAAAAGTAGTAAAAATCAAGAACTTAGTACATGGGAAATATCCAGGTATATTTTTGATTTAAATACTTACTATTATAAATATGAGGTTGTTAATTCTATCGCGTTAGCATTATCCACTGGAGTTAAGCCGGAAGATATCATTGTAATTAACGAATCATTTATGTTAAATCATCAATATGCAAAGTTAGATGTTATTGATTTAGCAAGACCGGAACTCAATTTATTGTATTTTTTAGGTTTACCCTATTCAATGTTTCCCTCCCTTTCTATATTTAATATGAGAATTATATTCAAATATTATAGGATAATCAACGAATTTTTGTTTCAAAATAAACTCCAAAGGAATGAAACAAAATGGATCTGTTCATTTTATATTGAATCATTGTTAAGCGGATTAGACAAAGCAATACAAAATATTACTCAGCTAAGTGAAAAAAAGATTATAAATACTAAAAAACATGTTGAACTATTAAATTTATTTACAAAACTCACTAAAAATTTCCAAAAACAGTATAAAAAAGAATTCACTCAACTAGAAAGAGATCTTGTAATAGATATCAAAAATTTAAGAGAAAAGAAAGGTGCTCCTAAAAATTATTCTATTTTCTTTTCGACAATCAATAAACTTCAACGACCAGTAGTACTAGTAATTGATCAGCAGTCAAGTAAAGCTCGTGTTTTATGTCGTGCTCAGTTAAACAAAAAAGCAAAAGATAGGACTACATTTACATTACGTTCAGTTATACAAAATTCTCCCATACAAATGTTAGTTCAAAGTGGTATATCTATACTTACTGCTATTAAGGATGAGGAACGGAAAAAAGAATTGCATGCTATTGAATTGGAATTAAAAAAAGCAGAAATAAAAAAAGTAAAAACAGATGCAGAAATTTCACACATTAAGTTACTAACAGCACAAATTGAACTCATGGAACAAATTGCGCATTTTGAGCAGAATCCAAATTATGCACATATCTCTCGAATAACGATTCCTTATTTAAAGCAACAACTAGGTTTTGCTAATGATAGAATAACTGAAAATTTAAAAACATTAAATAATCGTGTTGGAATAGAAATAGATTATCAAACAACTAAAATTGATATACAAGCATAAAAAACAAAAAAAGAGACTGCTGAAATAATATCCGCGGTCTCTTTTTTTGGTGTTATACATTTTTAGGCGGTTCTTGTGTATCACTCTTTTCTAATTTTTTTTCAACACGGCTCATAAAATGAGTTAGCGACACATCAAATGCTTTTGCAATATTGTTAATAATGGTGAGAGAGGGCAGCTTAATGCCTTTTTCAATTTCAGAAATATATACTTGATGCGAATCAATAGCATCTGCTAATTTTTCTTGAGATAAATGCTTTTCTTTCCGCAGTTCTCGTATGGTATCTCCTACTTCTTTATTCACATAATCAGTATAAGTTTTTATAAGCAAAAACATTACAAGCTATTGCTTATAAATAGAAATATATGCTATAGTTTATAAAATAGGTCGAAAGGGTGTTAGGTTGACCTGCCTAAAGGCAGGCAGGTACGGAACCAATCGAAAACATTTATTTCGATCGAAAAATAAACTTGCAATGGAAAAAGCATTGCGAAAGGAAGGTCGAAATGAAACAGAGAAAAGTAGTTTCAATGATTGGAGCATTAGTTGTAATAATTAGTGCAGTAGTATTAATTACTGGTTGCCAACAGGCGAATAGTGGAAAATCCAATGCAAACAGCAAGGGGCTGGAATATATAAGAGGAGACATTGCATTAAAATTCAAAAATGATTCTACAGAAACCTGTTATGTAACAATAAAAGGAAAAACAAAATGGGATGTTGAGAAAACAGGCATATCTGCAGGATCTTTAGATGGAAGTTTTACAAGTGAGTTTCCTTTGCCTGCTAGTCCGAAAACTGAACTAAAGGCTGGTGAAGAAAAACAGATAGTCATAAAAGATGTAGTAACATCATGTAACAGGAACGGAGTGGTAGGAGAATTTTTTCTGTCTTTTGATTCGAATATAGGTGAAACTATATTTGTCAGTGGAAACGAGAGCAGTTCTGTAAAATCAGGTTTATTCAGCAAGCCCGAGGTAAGAAAAGCAGAATATACGACAGGAACATTTCATATAAAAGTAGAGAAAGATACGTATTATGGTGAAGACTATTTTAAAATTGATTTATACAATTAGAGATGTTACTGTTTATGAGTACGGAAAATAAATCTATAAGACCTTCGGATAATGCGTCAAATATGCAAAATCCGAATAAGGGTACAGCCGGTACAAATCGTCAGTATGACCAAAATCAAGGTAATCGTGGCGAACAGCTTAACCCAAATAAAAAAGGGAAGTAATTTTAGTATATGTAGTAATCAGTTCCGGGATTATTACATATACTATTTATTTATTGGTTAATAATGAATCTAACACTCGCTTAACTTGGCATTGCCTTTGCGGCAATGCAGGTTAAGCGAGTGTTAGGAAGATTGCCCAGTGGCAACTTTTTTCCTTTTACTATTTGGTTATATTTAAAAATAATGCGATAATAATATCGAAGTATGCATAGATATAGAGGGAGGCTTTCTTCAAGTGCACCGATGGCGGAATAAAGACACAGGCGAATAGGGGTTGCACCACATCAAGTCCTCAATTATTCAGCGCCCTCTCCGCAAAGCTGTTTTACGCTCGGGTATTCCGAAGGCAATCAGTTGCACACTTTCCGTCACTCATTTGCAACTTATCTATTGAAAGTCGGTTACGATATTCGTATCACCCAAGGGCTTTTTTCACACAACGATGTTAAAACGATATAGTTTACACTCACGTCCTAAACCGTGGTTGTCGAGGAGTTCAAAGCCCCATAGACAGGATGTGATTTTGTTCTGTATAGTTTAGATTGTAAATGAGGGCTTTTTATGATATTATGAGGGAAGACCGAAAAGGTGTTAGGCGAATATACTGCTAGTCCACGAGAGGTAAAAACGTATGAAAAAAATAGAAGAAAAAGAAGAATATATAAACCAATATTTAAAGGAATTAAATGATATTTCATGGGAAAACTTTAAGAACTTTAGGACTTTTTTAAGTTCTCTATCTGGAAATCACATATTAAAATCTTTTGAAAAACAAACTATTGAAAAAAATGAAATGACTTATCGTTTTCTATGGCAAATAGAAGAAGCATTTACGATAAATGAACATGATGAAGTAAATAAGCCCTGGTTCAATAGTAAATTAAATGAAATAAAAAAATCTACAGAAAAAAAACAGATTTCGTCAAATTTAGGTGAGTTAAGAGCCTATTCTGTTCTGAAATATTCGGAATTTGGAAAAAATCTTCAATGTATGAATCAGAACACAAAAGGCTGTGATTTTAAAAGTCGTATAATAATGAATAAAAGAGAAATAAAAGTTTGTATTGAAGTAAATACACCTTTGGGAAGAGATGACCCTAAACGAACGAC from Treponema vincentii harbors:
- a CDS encoding helix-turn-helix domain-containing protein, whose product is MFLLIKTYTDYVNKEVGDTIRELRKEKHLSQEKLADAIDSHQVYISEIEKGIKLPSLTIINNIAKAFDVSLTHFMSRVEKKLEKSDTQEPPKNV